A stretch of DNA from Hyphomicrobiales bacterium:
AAGGCCGGGTTCATTTGCGCCGTGGCGGTGTTGCGGCAGTTGGCCGATGCACCGCATCGCCCGGCGAGCCGCGCCTGGCCACGGCGCAAAATCATCCCGGTCAAATGGTTCCCTATAACCATGAACCGCTCTAGAGGCGCAACATCAAGAACAAGGAGCTTGAACATGGTCTCGACCACGACGCCGCGGGTGGAACTGAATTGGCAGGCGGCGGACTTCTCGCTGCCCGGCATCGATGGAAAGACCCATAGTCTGAAGGAGTTGGCGGGCGAGAAGGGAACCGTCGTGGTCTTCATCTGCAACCATTGTCCTTACGTCAAGGCGATCAGCCAGCGTCTTGTCGACGCGGTCGAGGAGATGCGCGATTTCGGCGTCGAGCTCGTCGCCATCAATTCCAACGACGCGCGGGCCTATCCGGAAGATTCGTTTGAGAACATGAAGCGCTTCGCCTCGGAGCGCGGCTTCAACTTCCCATACCTGCACGATGAATCGCAAGCAGTGGCAAAGACTTACGACGCGGTGTGCACTCCCGACTTCTTCGGCTTCGACAAGGATCTGAAGCTCAAATATCGCGGCCGGCTCGACATCGGCCGCAAGGAACCGCCGCCGGAAGGCGCCCCCAACGACCTGGTTAACGCCATGGGTCAGATCGCCGATCACGGACAGGGGCCGGCCGAGCAGTTCCCCTCCATGGGCTGCTCCATCAAGTGGAAAACGTAAACCTGTCGGCGGTCCTATAGAATCGATGACTGTGGCGATTGCGCAACAGGTGGCAGCCGTTTTTCGCTTTGGCCCGCGCGGCGCTTTCTGCCGCCGCTTCGCTGGGCTAGTCTATGGTCGACGGCGAGTGAGGCACGTGAGGGTCGCTTCGCGGCTTGGCGAGAGCCCGTGCGCGGGTGGTGCGGCAAGTGGGGATCTGAACAAATGAGACGGTCTCAGGGGCTGCCGACCGGGTGGCGGGGTTGGATGGGGAAGCATTCGGATTGTGCGTCGTGGCTTACCGTTGCCGTCGTGGCGGCGAGTTTCGTTGTCGCGGGAGCAAGCAGCGGCCAGACGGCGGAATCGCTCCAGCAGGCGCTGGCCTCCACCTATAGGGACAATCCGCAACTCGACGCCGAGCGGGCGCGCCTGCGCGCCATTGACGAAGGCGTGCCACAGGCTCTCTCCGGCGCGCGGCCGACGGTCATCGGCGGCGTCGACATTTCCCGCGAGCATGTCTCAACGACCCCCGGCACCAGCGGCAGCTTCACGCCGCGTAGCGTCTCGATTGGCGTCACCCAGCCGGTTTTCCGCGGGTTTCGCACCCTCAATTCCACCAGGCAGGCGGAAACTCTGGTGCTGGCCGGCCGCGAGGCGCTGCTCAATACCGAGCAGAACGTTCTCCTCGATGCCGTCGCCGCCTATGTCGACGTGGTGCGGGATTTGTCGATCGTCTCTCTTCGCAGCAACAATCTGAAGGTTCTGGGGGAGCAGCTGCGCGCGACCCAGGATCGCTTCTCGGTCGGCGAGGTGACCCGAACCGACGTCGCCCAGGGCGAGGCGCGGGTGTCGCGTGCAGTCTCGGCGCTCAGTCTCGCCGACGCCAATGTGAACTCCAGCCGCGCGATCTATGCCCGCGTAATCGGGCACCCGCCGGGCGCACTTGCCCAGCCGCCCGGCATCGGCAGGCTTCTGCCGCGCTCTCTCGACGAGGCGTTGAGCATCGGCGATACCGAGCACCCGGCGATCCTGACCGCCATGTATAACGAGCAAGCCGCCGCCTACGGGGTCGACGTGACCACCGGCGAGCTGTTGCCGACGGTCAGCGTCGATGCCGGCTACTCCAAGCACTACGACCCGGGCCTGACAACGATACGCAGCGAGAACTCCGCCATCACCGCCCGCCTCTCCGTGCCACTCTATCAGGCCGGCGAGGTTTCCTCGCGCGTCCGCGAATCCCTGGAGGTGCGCGCTCAAAGGCGGCTCGAGCTGGCCCTTACCCGCCGCGAGGTCCGCGCTGCGGTGATCTCCGCCTGGGGGCAGCTCGACGCGGCACAGGCGCAGATCCGCTCCGACCAGGCACAGGTCTCCGCCAACGAGGTGGCCCTGAACGGCGTCCGCGAGGAGGCCAAGGTCGGGCAGCGAACGGTGCTCGACGCGCTCGACGCCGAACAGGAGCTGCTCGATTCCCAAGTGGCGCTGGTCACCAGCCGGCGCAACTTCGTTGTCGCCTCCTATGCCCTGCTGTCGAGCATCGGCCGTTTCAGCGCCGAGAAGCTCGGCTTGGCGGTCGAAATCTACGACCCGATGGCGCACTACGAAGAGGTGCGCGGCAAATGGTTCGGCCTCGGCAGCTATTTTGACGAATAGACGCGAGGGTCGGGTCTGAACGAAATCAGGTCTTGAAAACTGCGTGAGCCGCGTTTTGTTCCCGCTGGCGCGAAACGGCTCCGGTGCGCTCTTGCGGCCATGCTTGGCCGGGAGATGGTGGCGGAGGCGAAAGGGCCAGTCGCGCGAGCGCCCTCCGGGCAGTCGATGATGGTGCTTGAGCGCCGGGAAAAATGCTCAGTGGTAATGGTATGCTGCCCAGATCTTAGGCAATCTGTCTTTTGATTGGGCATTGGCGCCTCGGGGGGCTGCCGATTTTGCGAGCATTCCTGCTGCAAGTCACTGGTTTCATTGAAGTTTGAGGAACCGAGCCGAACTGGCACGCGGCGTGCTATTACATGGTCGATCCTAGGCGCGGGGGGCCCGCGTCGAGCGATGACCCGGCTTCAGTCCAGACCCCTGGCCCGACACGAGGTGGAGGCTCATGAAAAAAATCGAAGCAATTATCAAACCCTTCAAGCTCGACGAGGTCAAAGAGGCGCTCCAGGAAGTCGGCTTGCAGGGTATCACCGTCACCGAGGCAAAAGGTTTCGGCCGCCAGAAGGGTCACACCGAACTCTATCGCGGCGCCGAATATGTCGTCGATTTTTTGCCCAAGGTGAAGGTCGAGATCGTCTTGCCCGACGACATGGTCGAGCGGGCCGTGGAGGCGATCGTCACGTCGGCCAAGACCGGCCGGATCGGCGACGGCAAGATCTTCATCTCCAGCGTCGAGGAGGCGATCCGCATTCGCACCGGCGAAAGCGGCAACGAGGCGATCTGAAGCCGGCAGACCCCACCCGCATCGGCCGCCTGGCGGCCGATGCGGGGACCGGGCGCGAGCCGTCAATTGAGAAATCCAACAAAGGCACACATCGAAGTCAGACAGGGGAACCAAAATGGCCGATGCAAAGTCCGTCCTGAAATTAATGAAGGACAATGAGGTCAAATATGTCGATCTGCGCTTCACCGACCCGCGCGGCAAGATGCAGCATGTCACCGCGGACGGAAGTCAGGTCGACGAAGACCTGTTCGCCGATGGCTACATGTTCGACGGCTCGTCGATCGCCGGTTGGAAGGAGATCCACGAGTCCGACATGATGCTGATGCCGGACCCGGAAACCGCCCATTTGGACCCATTCTTCGCCCAGTCGACGCTGGCCATCTTCTGCGACGTTCTGGAGCCGCAGACCGGCGAGCCCTACAACCGCGATCCACGCTCCACGGCAAAATTGGCGGAGGCGTATCTGAGGGCGAGCGGCATCGGCGACACGATCAATGTCGGCCCAGAGGCCGAGTTTTTCATCTTCGACGATGTGCGCTTCTCATCCGATCCCTACAACACCGGCTTCGTCCTCGATTCAACCGAGCTGCCGACCAACATGGGCACCGAATATGAAGCCGGAAACAAGGGCCACCGGCCGCGTACCAAGGGCGGCTACTTCCCCGTGCCGCCGGTCGATTCGGCGCAGGACATCCGCTCCGAGATGCTCTCGGTTATGACCGACATGGGCGTGACGGTGGAAAAGCACCACCACGAGGTCGCCGCCGCGCAGCACGAGCTGGGGCTGAAATACAGCACGCTGACGCGCCAGGGCGACGGCATGCAGATCTACAAATATGTCGTCCACCAGGTCTCGCATGCCTACGGCAAGACGGCGACCTTCATGCCCAAGCCGGTGTTCGGCGACAACGGCACCGGCATGCACTGCCACCTGTCGATCTGGAAGGGCGGCAAGCCGGTCTTCGCCGGCAATCAATATGCCGACCTGTCGGAGAACGCGTTGCACTTCATCGGCGGCGTCCTGCGCCACGCCAAGGCGCTCAACGCCTTCACCAACCCGACCACCAATTCCTACAAGCGTCTGGTCCCCGGCTATGAGGCGCCGGTGCTGCTCGCCTATTCGGTGCGCAACCGCTCGGCCGCCTGCCGCATTCCGCTCGCCTCCTCGCCGGCCGGCAAGCGCGTCGAGGTACGCTTTCCCGACCCGTCGGCGAATCCCTATCTCGCTTTCACGGCGATGGTCATGGCCGGCCTCGACGGCATCAAGAACAAGATCAGTCCCGGCGATCCGGTCGACAAGAACCTGTACGACCTGCCGCCGGCGGAGCTCGAATCGATCCCGACCGTGTGCGGCAGTTTGCGCGAGGCGCTTGGTGAGCTCGACGCCGACCGTGATTTCCTCAAGGCCGGCGGCGTCTTCGACGACGACCAGATCGACGCCTATATGGCGCTGAAATGGGATGAAAACGCCCGCTACGAGATGGCCCCGCACCCGGTCGAGTTCGACCTGTATTACTCGGTCTGACGGGCGGGCGCCCGATTGCACCGAAGCAGCCGGGGTTTGCGCCCCGGCTCTTTTCTGGCGCAATTTTGCAAGGGGCGCCGCCCGGCGCCGTCGCGTCGGCAGGCGGTTTCAGCGGTGACGGTCCGCAAATTCCCGGATGGTGGCGATCAGGCGCGGCCATTCGCGATCTTCGCGCAAGATGATGTGATTGCGGCTTTCCAGCGGCACGAATTCGGCGTTGGGGATGGCCGCGGCCAGTTCAAGGCCCTGGGCGAAGGGCTGGATGCCGTCATTGCGGGCATGGATGACCAGCGTCGGCGCGGCAATCCGTTCCGGCACGTCGGATATGTCGATGTCGTCGAGGGCCTGGCGCAGCCGATAGGCGATCTCCCCATTTGTGGAGTGCTTCTGCAGTTCGACGAACCAGCCGAGCTGCTCGGCCGTCGCGTCGGGAATGAACATGGAGGCGAAAGACTGGAAGAATTGCGATCCTTCCTGGCCCCAGCCGTAACGGATTAAGACGTGATAGGCCTGCGCCTGTTCGCGCTCGGCAGCGTCTGCGCGGCGCATCCGCCCCTTTATGAAGCCGCCTTGCAGGATCAGCGCCTTGACGCGCTCGGGATGCCGCGCCGCGTAGCTGAGTGCGATGGGGACGCCCTGCGAGGTGCCATAGATCACAAATCTGTCGAGCCCCGTTGCGTCGGTCACCGCCTCAAGATCGCCGACCAGGCGCGGCAGCGAGAAATCGGTGACCCTCCAGTCCGACAGGCCGTTGCCGCGCTGGTCG
This window harbors:
- a CDS encoding thioredoxin family protein, which codes for MVSTTTPRVELNWQAADFSLPGIDGKTHSLKELAGEKGTVVVFICNHCPYVKAISQRLVDAVEEMRDFGVELVAINSNDARAYPEDSFENMKRFASERGFNFPYLHDESQAVAKTYDAVCTPDFFGFDKDLKLKYRGRLDIGRKEPPPEGAPNDLVNAMGQIADHGQGPAEQFPSMGCSIKWKT
- a CDS encoding TolC family outer membrane protein, yielding MGKHSDCASWLTVAVVAASFVVAGASSGQTAESLQQALASTYRDNPQLDAERARLRAIDEGVPQALSGARPTVIGGVDISREHVSTTPGTSGSFTPRSVSIGVTQPVFRGFRTLNSTRQAETLVLAGREALLNTEQNVLLDAVAAYVDVVRDLSIVSLRSNNLKVLGEQLRATQDRFSVGEVTRTDVAQGEARVSRAVSALSLADANVNSSRAIYARVIGHPPGALAQPPGIGRLLPRSLDEALSIGDTEHPAILTAMYNEQAAAYGVDVTTGELLPTVSVDAGYSKHYDPGLTTIRSENSAITARLSVPLYQAGEVSSRVRESLEVRAQRRLELALTRREVRAAVISAWGQLDAAQAQIRSDQAQVSANEVALNGVREEAKVGQRTVLDALDAEQELLDSQVALVTSRRNFVVASYALLSSIGRFSAEKLGLAVEIYDPMAHYEEVRGKWFGLGSYFDE
- the glnA gene encoding type I glutamate--ammonia ligase; protein product: MADAKSVLKLMKDNEVKYVDLRFTDPRGKMQHVTADGSQVDEDLFADGYMFDGSSIAGWKEIHESDMMLMPDPETAHLDPFFAQSTLAIFCDVLEPQTGEPYNRDPRSTAKLAEAYLRASGIGDTINVGPEAEFFIFDDVRFSSDPYNTGFVLDSTELPTNMGTEYEAGNKGHRPRTKGGYFPVPPVDSAQDIRSEMLSVMTDMGVTVEKHHHEVAAAQHELGLKYSTLTRQGDGMQIYKYVVHQVSHAYGKTATFMPKPVFGDNGTGMHCHLSIWKGGKPVFAGNQYADLSENALHFIGGVLRHAKALNAFTNPTTNSYKRLVPGYEAPVLLAYSVRNRSAACRIPLASSPAGKRVEVRFPDPSANPYLAFTAMVMAGLDGIKNKISPGDPVDKNLYDLPPAELESIPTVCGSLREALGELDADRDFLKAGGVFDDDQIDAYMALKWDENARYEMAPHPVEFDLYYSV
- a CDS encoding P-II family nitrogen regulator translates to MKKIEAIIKPFKLDEVKEALQEVGLQGITVTEAKGFGRQKGHTELYRGAEYVVDFLPKVKVEIVLPDDMVERAVEAIVTSAKTGRIGDGKIFISSVEEAIRIRTGESGNEAI
- a CDS encoding alpha/beta fold hydrolase — translated: MIYRFGPHALDTERHEFRQADRLIPLEPQVFDLLVYLIESRGRMVTRDEIIEAVWDGRIISDAAIGARINAVRTAVGDDGKRQQVVKTVPRRGFRFVAPVEISGGAAPAAGEAASEKAGRQKIRFCRSPDGVRIAYAQSGQGAPMVKAGHWLTHLEYDWQSPVWRPLLEALGASFTITRYDQRGNGLSDWRVTDFSLPRLVGDLEAVTDATGLDRFVIYGTSQGVPIALSYAARHPERVKALILQGGFIKGRMRRADAAEREQAQAYHVLIRYGWGQEGSQFFQSFASMFIPDATAEQLGWFVELQKHSTNGEIAYRLRQALDDIDISDVPERIAAPTLVIHARNDGIQPFAQGLELAAAIPNAEFVPLESRNHIILREDREWPRLIATIREFADRHR